Genomic window (Oryza sativa Japonica Group chromosome 3, ASM3414082v1):
CTAGCTAGGATATGTTCCACTCTGATACACTGGATTATGTTTATTTTATGATGACCCATTATAAACTATGTTATTATTAGGTCTGAGATGTACTCTAACATCACCACCAAACTCCAAAGATTGTTCATGTGGGCATATAGAAAAATCTGATAATCTCTTTTGTTTGCTATGATGTTTTTTATTTGTTACTTTTATGTACAAATGAAGATCATGTTTGTGATATTATTGCTACGGTTTGTTCTTCTTTCAGCAATTCAGAGAAATTTTACCATATCGAAAGCCCTCATAAGAAAAGGAAGTCTCAGTATGAGCTGAGTGATACTAGGGTTTCATCACTGAAGTACAAGTTTCGGAACAGATTAGCTTGGCAGGAAGATGAATCTTCAAGAACAGAAAGCTTAGGATGCAACAGTATTTTCGTCAACAGGAACTATGACATGGATATGGTGAACAGAGTTGAAGAATTGGAGTCCTGTGACAACACCCAAAGCCTTATTGGTGGGTGCATTGAAGTGGACTCTATAAACGGAATCGAGAGCCACAAAATGCTGAAGGTCCAGGCATTTTCATCCAGCAGCTCAAGCAACAACATTTCATCTGATGCCTTCACTTCTTCCCGTAGTAATGGCACCAAAGATACTGACAGTTGGGATATGCAGCACCTGGAGTATGATCACCCTGGTCTAATGCTGCTACCATATGATGATGACATAGAGGAGGCATACGATGTACTAGGACAATATGATGTTGTAATGAAAAATGATCTAGCGAGTGGTGATGTTGATGGTTCTGCTGCTGGTGTCATAGATGAGAAGCTTTACTCGAATGGAATAGAAGATTTACTCATATTGCCAAGAGGCCAGAATAGCATTCATGGTGAGCATTCAAGAGTaccttccttttcttcttcttgcattGTTTGCTAGATGCAGATACTAACATATTGTGCGTGCCCCCATCTGGACGTGAATCGATCGAGCAGACGAGAAGAATAAGCTGACGATCGATCAAGAGTTTGAGCAGTATTTTACAAGGCTCATGCTTTAGCATTGATGATGTCATAAATCTCCGCTCTGTTCAACATCGGAAGACGCTTTGCTCCCTGCAGTCAGTGTGTGATTTGAGCTTAGCCCTGCACGAGCGAATGCGAGTGTTAGCTGCTATAGGAGCTAGGTGCCTATTTTTGTACATCTTCTTCACTGCTATGTATATATGTCTTCTGAGTTCTGAACGGACTAATGTACTCCTCTGAAGTCTGATCACTCGTTCCTCCAGTGCATCAAATCGCTTACTTTAATGTATGTGTCTGCCTATGTGTAGTTGTATATGCAAATATCGTTTGCCATTTGCTCCTTCAGAAGAAAACCAACCGGTAACTGGGAGTTAAACCTTGTTCACACCTTGGTAGTAAGCAGTAACCGTGTAGAATTGGTGGTGCCTGGaattcagggtgtgtttagttcacgtcaaaattggaggtttgattgaaattgtaacgatgtgatggaaaagttaaaagtttgtgcgtgtaaaaaagttttgatgtgatgaaaaatttaaaagtttgaagaaaaagttacgAACTAAACTAGAACTAGGCCTTAGAGGAGGTGGCTTCTCGCTCTTCTTTCCCCCTGGGATTATTCGTTGCTGTTATCTTTCCTGTGTGAGTGTGTTGAATAATCCAATGAAAGGTTTACAAGCTGTCAACCTATGCACATGTAATATCCCAAGGTACTTAG
Coding sequences:
- the LOC4332397 gene encoding uncharacterized protein encodes the protein MDHSGSVSAGGKMMVKAAAAAESASTNERTQSFSGCNSEKFYHIESPHKKRKSQYELSDTRVSSLKYKFRNRLAWQEDESSRTESLGCNSIFVNRNYDMDMVNRVEELESCDNTQSLIGGCIEVDSINGIESHKMLKVQAFSSSSSSNNISSDAFTSSRSNGTKDTDSWDMQHLEYDHPGLMLLPYDDDIEEAYDVLGQYDVVMKNDLASGDVDGSAAGVIDEKLYSNGIEDLLILPRGQNSIHDEKNKLTIDQEFEQYFTRLML